One genomic window of Cannabis sativa cultivar Pink pepper isolate KNU-18-1 chromosome 2, ASM2916894v1, whole genome shotgun sequence includes the following:
- the LOC133034087 gene encoding uncharacterized protein LOC133034087 encodes MKLDMSKAYDRVEWKFIEKMMLKMGFKTEWVNIVLKCVSSVRYSFQINDSIHGEVVPTRGLRQGDPLSPYLFLICAEGLSSLIKQAESKKEIFGLKVAREAPSISHLFFADDSLLFLDANEGSLHTIQQIFALYSRCSGQVINFNKSILYFSSNTPEETRKLFAEALNMRITEAIEKYLGLPMIGGKNKNAIFRPIKDKIWKKLNEYQAKLFSQGGKEILVKAVFQAMPTYQMACFKIPDGIGEEIERLIARYWWGSADNKQKVHWRAWHKICKPKTDGGLGFRRFSQYNQALLAKQAWRILMNPSSILAQVMKARYFRLSNILEADKGSYPSSTWQGILWGRDLLLKGLQRSIGNGMNTRTFRDPWLPRPPSFIPSSRPAYEVARVSDIIESPGKWNNEVVNQYFNVADAECILSIPLSLFNHEDSWFWHYTNHGSYFVGSGYNLAMTVDKFQPSSASDVFSLWWKQFWGLKIPWKILHFAWRGYHEILPTRNGLFRRNIASSTSCQLCGFGGESNAHAIFWSPVAQGIWNLMEFSFLHEVKEEIHFKNVLLYASEVVDREAFAKFIICSWAIWTERNKITHGQQIRQPQFVVEWISSFYESILSMKEGPKKSSQTNGRNREASAGSSTNAQEQRLYSKLMVDAAVLSTTSIVGLGAVVFSEDNRVHAALSKPLKGGISVLQAETLALLVGLNWAHVCGLQIHAVYSDSLALVTAINKGKKYFNELGAFFVPCGSL; translated from the exons ATGAAGTTGGATATGAGTAAAGCCTATGACAGAGTAGAATGGAAGTTTATCGAGAAAATGATGTTAAAAATGGGTTTCAAGACCGAATGGGTGAATATTGTCTTGAAATGTGTTTCATCTGTTCGTTATTCATTCCAAATCAATGACTCTATTCATGGTGAAGTGGTGCCAACGAGGGGTTTAAGACAAGGAGATCCACTTTCTCCCTATCTTTTCTTAATATGTGCGGAGGGACTCTCCTCGCTAATAAAGCAGGCAGAATCAAAGAAAGAAATTTTTGGGCTGAAAGTTGCAAGAGAGGCTCCCAGCATAAGCCATCTATTCTTTGCCGATGATAGTCTACTCTTCTTAGATGCAAACGAGGGTTCTTTGCATACAATTCAACAAATTTTTGCATTATATTCGCGTTGCTCAGGACAG GTTATAAACTTTAACAAATCTATTCTGTATTTTTCATCAAATACTCCTGAGGAAACAAGGAAACTCTTTGCAGAAGCATTGAATATGAGAATAACAGAGGCTATAGAAAAGTATTTGGGTCTCCCCATGATAGGagggaaaaacaaaaatgcaattttcagaccaattaaggataaaatatggAAAAAGCTAAATGAATATCAAGCCAAACTATTCTCACAAGGGGGTAAAGAGATTCTAGTGAAAGCAGTTTTCCAAGCAATGCCTACTTATCAAATGGCATGCTTTAAAATTCCGGACGGCATTGGAGAAGAGATAGAAAGATTAATAGCACGTTATTGGTGGGGCTCAGCTGATAATAAGCAAAAAGTCCATTGGAGGGCCTGGCATAAGATTTGTAAACCAAAGACTGATGGCGGTTTGGGTTTTAGACGTTTTAGTCAGTATAATCAAGCTCTTTTGGCCAAGCAAGCATGGCGCATATTAATGAACCCATCATCAATTCTGGCACAAGTTATGAAAGCAAGATATTTTAGATTATCTAACATCCTAGAGGCAGACAAGGGTTCCTATCCATCATCAACGTGGCAAGGAATCTTATGGGGAAGAGATCTATTATTAAAAGGGCTACAACGAAGTATTGGCAATGGTATGAATACCAGGACCTTTAGAGATCCTTGGTTGCCCAGACCTCCTTCGTTTATTCCAAGTTCGCGCCCTGCGTATGAGGTGGCAAGAGTGTCAGATATTATCGAGTCTCCAGGAAAATGGAATAATGAGGTAGTCAATCAATATTTCAATGTAGCTGACGCAGAATGTATTCTTTCCATACCTTTAAGCTTGTTTAATCATGAGGACTCATGGTTCTGGCACTATACAAATCATGGTAGTTACTTTGTGGGGAGTGGGTACAATCTTGCAATGACTGTAGATAAGTTTCAACCTTCTTCTGCTAGTGATGTGTTCTCATTGTGGTGGAAACAATTCTGGGGGTTGAAAATCCCATGGAAAATTTTACACTTTGCGTGGAGGGGTTATCACGAGATTCTACCAACGCGAAATGGGTTGTTTAGACGAAATATCGCATCCAGCACCTCTTGCCAGTTGTGTGGGTTCGGAGGAGAGTCGAATGCTCATGCAATTTTCTGGAGTCCTGTTGCACAAGGCATTTGGAATCTTATGGAATTTTCTTTTCTACATGAAGTAAAAGAAGAGATTCATTTTAAGAATGTTTTACTTTATGCTTCTGAGGTAGTGGACAGAGAAGCTTTTGCAAAATTCATTATCTGTTCGTGGGCAATATGGACTGAAAGGAATAAGATTACTCATGGTCAACAAATAAGACAACCACAGTTTGTGGTTGAGTGGATAAGTAGTTTTTACGAGTCGATTCTTTCAATGAAGGAGGGCCCCAAAAAAAGTTCCCAAACTAATGGAAGAAATAGGGAAGCGTCAGCTGGAAGTTCTACAAATGCTCAAGAACAGAGGTTATACTCTAAACTTATGGTGGATGCAGCTGTATTGAGCACCACGAGTATAGTTGGATTAGGTGCGGTGGTATTCTCAGAAGATAATAGAGTTCACGCTGCGTTAAGTAAACCACTCAAAG GTGGAATCTCAGTGTTACAAGCTGAAACGTTAGCCCTGTTGGTTGGTCTTAATTGGGCTCATGTGTGTGGTCTTCAAATTCATGCAGTTTATTCAGATTCGTTAGCTTTGGTGACGGCCATTAACAAAGGGAAGAAGTATTTCAACGAGCTAGGAGCatt ttttgtcccatgtggctcgcTCTGA